The genomic DNA CGGTCAGCAATTCTCCGCCTCCGATCAATACCAATACCAGACCTACAGGGAACACGGCTGCTCCAATAAAAGTAGCAATACTCCCCCATTCTTTGGGCGCGCTTGCGATAACTCGTATATCTAGCAAAAAACCAAGCGCAATAAATGCACCTGCTAAAAATCCCAATACCACTGCCACAGTCCATGGATTGTTCGCTTTGGCCACTCCTGTTTCCACCGTCTTTTCAGCAATCTGCCCCGGTTTATAACTTGCCATATATTCCGCTCCTTTAACATCTTTTTACTACAACATTCTCTCACATATTTTATTTAAAATCAGTGGTTTTGTTTGTGAAAAAAATCACTTTAATGAATATTAAAAAACAGCCCTTGGATAAAGGACTGTTTTTCATGTATTATTACGTCTACTGCGCTACTATGCGCTTTACATTTAGTTGTATTCTTCCTTTTCAACTGCTCTTAAGAACCAAATAACTCCACCTAGGCCTACCAGCGCCACGGCTACAAGAAAAAGGATATAAAACAAATCCATAAGCTACTTACCCCCTAATCCTTATGCTACTCTATATTGTACTATAAGGATTCGTCCATACGTCTCAGATTGTTGACAAACTTATGAACAATGTCACAGACAAAATGAATTATACGGTAACTGGCTTCCGTTCAGATATCGGCGGCAATGCTTGCAAACCCGCTGCATTCAGGAAATTCCAAGGCTTGTTATAATGCGGCTGGAAGAAGAAATCCACAAAGGCCAGTTGGTCAATGGTCATATGATTTTGGATCGCCACCGACAGGGTATTAATCGATTGGGTCAAATCTACCTTCGACATAATTTGTGCTCCGACAATTCTCCGTGTCTCCTGCTCATATACAACTTTCAGCAGCACCTTTTCCGACGTTGGCATAAATTCAGGACGGTAGCTGTCCTCAATGGTTACAGCCTCTACGGCCATACCTTCGTCCGCTGCTGCCGCTTCCGTCAAACCTGTTCCTGCAATATTATCTTCATAAATTTTAATACCCGAAGTTCCCTGTGTTCCCATATAGGCAATGGTCGGTTGGACCAAATTGCGTGCCACCAGCGTGCCCATACGAACAGCGTTGGTTGCCAACGGAATATACGCTGTTTGGCCTGTCGGGTTATAGCGGATTGCACAGCTATCGCCTGCAGCAAATACGTCCGGGCAGCTGCTTTGCATAAAATTGTCCACAATGATCGCGCCGTTAGGCAGCATGTCTACCTGACCTTTAAGCAGATCCGTTTGAGGACGGAAGCCGATGCAGAGAATAACAAGCTCTGTTTCATATTCTCCTTGGGATGTCACCACTTTATTCACCTTGCCGTTATTTCCTTCAAAACGGCTTACTGTTTCTCCCAGCACCAGCTTGATGCCATGTTCCTTCAAGGAATCTTCAATTCGGTCTGTATATTCCGGGTCCAAATATTTATTCAAAATACGATCAGCGCTGTCAATCAGCGTTACGTTCTTGCCGTTCATTTGAAAAGCTTCCACCAGCTCAACACCGATATATCCGGCTCCAACAACTGTAATATTCTGTACATGCTTGGCTTTCTCAATGATGTCATTGGAATGATTATAGTTTTTGCAGAGCAGGATATGATCAAGCTCAATACCTTCCAGCTTCGGAATAATAGGCCACGAGCCCGTAGTAACAATCAATTTATCAAAGGTGTCCGTAAATTCTTCTCCTGTTTGGAGATTGCGTGCTTGCAGCGTTTTGCCTGCTGTATCGACATTCGTTACCTCATGAAGCATCTTGGTCACGACACCCAGCTCCGCCAGTTCATTCGGGGAAGAATAAAACAATCCGTGCGGATCTTTGACGACACCACCTACGTACAGTGCAATACCACAGGATAAAAACGAAATATTGTCATTACGCTCGTAAACGGTAATTTCTGCATCTGGATAACATTTGGCTGTGTTGACGATGGCTGCCGTACCTGCGTGTGTACATCCGATAACTGCTACTTTCATGTTGAATTCCTCCTTGGTGTGTGGGCATAAAATATATGATATTTGTGAATAGTTTCACGTAACCGCATTGTTGATTGTGATTTATTTCACTTCTTGTGCTTATTATAGTGTGATATTTTTCACATTACAATAGCTTTTTATGATATTCACAATTTGTCCACATTTTTAAAGTCAGGAAGATACAACGTCAACCGTTTGCTGCAACGCCACTTTGCTTCATTTAGCTTTTCCCATATGGGCCTTGGCTATGCCTTTATATCAGGCTTCCAAATGCTACTGCAACGAACGATACCACATGTAAAATACAGAAAGCACAAAAAGGCCGAATCTCGAAAAACAACGGAGATTCGACCTTATGTAAACGTATATTCCTAACTAAGTGGAGGCTATTATAGCAGTTGCTCGATGGCCGCTTTCATCGCCTCTGGTGATTCTTTAGGTTCAAAACGACCCACAGGTACACCTTCACGATTCACAATGAATTTCGTAAAATTCCATTGAATCGTACCATCTTCCTGCTCTCCAGGCTGCTGCTTTTTCAAATATTCAAACAGAGATGCCGTATCCGGGCCGTTAACGTCCACTTTAGCGAATACCGGGAAATTCACCCCGTAATTCAGTTGGCAAAATTCAGCCGCTTCCTCGCTGCTGCCCGGCTCCTGACCGCCAAATTGGTTGCAAGGAAAGCCTAATACAACCAGTCCCCGATCCTTATATTCATCATATAGCTTTTGCAAATCCCCATATTGTGGGGTGAGTCCGCATTTGCTGGCGGTGTTCGCGATTACCAGCACCTTACCGGTGTAGGTATCCAGAGGAACCTCCTGATTCGCTGGTGTTACAGCATGATGTGAATAGACGGACATATAGCATCCTCCTTTGTTTCGCTTGGTTTAAGTTTCATCACCTATTTTACCCAAAACGAGACGGACATGCCAATTTCCCTCGATACTAGCGAGACGCCACCACTTCGAGTCTGCGTTCTTTACGTTCTGAGGCGGACATCCTTGGACACGCAAAACAATACCGCTGGCCTCCGCCTGTTTTGTAATATTGGCAGCAGGACGGTTTCATATATGCCTTCTCACCGGGACGGTAAGGGTTATCCAGCTCAACGAGACGGACCGTAAACGGGTTTCTTTTCCGCCCGAACACCTCTCCCTCCAGCTCCCGCGTCACATAATAATAATCTTGTTCCAAACGCTCCACATCCTGTGGATCGGTTAGCGATGGCTGTACCCTGTCCTTAAAATACAGCAAAGTCAGCGGGAACTGTCCCCACATCTGTCCAACAGATGCACCTCCTGCCGAAGCCATCGCCTCCAGTATCGGTCTGATCTGCAAGCTGTAAAAGTCGCGCAGCACCTGCTGCGCTTGCCCGGATGAATGATGCTCGTCTTGCCTGTTGCTGTCCAGCTCTGTTTGGTCGATGACCTGAAAGCTGATGGCGGGATATTTCCCTTGATAGCAAATATGAAATCTGAGATTGGAAACCGACAGATCGAGACGGCGTTCACACAAAGACACCATAAAATGCTGGGCAAATACAAGACCACGCAACTGGTTCACAAAATAAACAGCTGTGGTCAAGCTGTCTTCCGCACACAGCAACTCACCATAATACTCCAGCACAGTGCGAAGCTTATCCGGTTCAAGCCATTCAGCCACGGGCCCGGAGTATACTGCATCTTCTGGTGTGTCTGTCACTATTCGCGCCAATTGCTCAAGCTGCTCATAATCCAATGGTTTCATTACGTCTCCTTTATCCTCTTGCCGCTACCTGTGGTCTGGCTTCACGCCGCTCGGAAACGGAGCCAGCTACATGATTCTCCTCCAGCTTCAATCCCTTTACGGCCTGGCTTACCGCTGGTTGTCCGGCCAAAGCATATGGAAGACACAGCGGTACACCTGTACGAGGATCTGTTACGATATCTGCTTCAATTCCGAACACCTCGCGCAGCACGTCAGGGGACATGACCTCGGTCGGCGTTCCTACAGCCTCGGCCTTCCCTTTTTTGATCGCAATCATATGCTGGGCGTACCGGGCAGCATGGTTCAAATCATGCACGACCATGACAATGGTACGTTCGGCCGAAGTGTTCAAATATTCTAGCAAATGCAACACTTCCAATTGATGCGCCATATCCAAAAAGGTAGTCGGTTCATCCAGAAACAAAATATCCGTATCCTGCGCAAGCGCCATGGCAATCCATGCACGCTGACGCTGCCCGCCAGAAAGCTGGTCGATCGGGCGATCGTGGAATTCGCTCATACCTGTCACCTGAATGGCCCACTCTACCATTTTACGATCATCTGCTTTCATGGAGCCAAAGCCTTTTTGATAGGGAAAACGTCCGTAAGATACCAGTTCCGTCACGGTCAACCCTTCTGGTGCAGTCGGATTTTGAGGCAAAATAGCCAACTGCTTCGCTACCTCCCGGGTAGATTGCTTATGAATGGATTTACCGTCGAGCAGAACGCTGCCGCCTTTAGGATTCATGATGCGAGCCATCGTCTTCAGAATGGTGGACTTGCCGGAGCCATTTGCGCCCACCAATGCTGTGATTTTCCCTTGCGGTATTTCAACGTTCAGATCCTCCACAATCAACCGATCTTCATAAGCAATATCCAGATTAGCCGTTTTCAGACGAAACATTCGGAATCATTCCTTTCCCTTATCTAATATATAGTTACGGGCTTAACGCACGTGATTCATCAAAACTTCATGCTATCTTTATATAATAAAGATATTGATAATCATTATCAAGTATTGATTGGCATATTCCCTTAGCATAGGAATCATTTCACGGAAAATGACCCCGAAAATTCACAAAAGAAGACCACAGCTCCTCAAAGCTATGGTCTTCCAATATCCGGCAGACAACATCAAGACTGTACAGAACGCAGCCCAAATGCTTCAGCCATGAGACGTATGGATTTCAACTTGGCGTCAAAGTCATGAATAATACTTGCGACCATGATTTCCTGTGTATGATAAGCCTCACTTAATTGCTCAATTTGGTGCTTCACTTGCTCAGGTGAGCCAACTACCATGCGCTTGCGATTTTCACGGATGCGCATCCGGTCATATGGCGTATAAGGATAGGCCAATGCCTTTTCTACGGAAGGTGTGCCAGCGGAACGCATTCCCTGCTCCAGCAACACCAGGGACAGATCCATACTGGAAGCCAACCGATTGGCTTCCTCTTCGGTATCCGCACAGATAGCAAATACAGCGACAAGTGAACGCGGCTGATCACTGTGCTGCGAAGGCTTGAAATGCTCCTGATACTCTTGCATCGCTCCTGTGCCGCCTTCGCCGTTGATGAACTGCGCAAATGCAAAGCCCACGCCACGTTCGGCTGCAAGTCCCGCACTGTCGCCGCTGGAGCCGAGCAGCCACATTTCTGGCACGGTTTCTACGAGCGGCATCGCCTGTAATGAGCCGAAGCGATGATCACTGCCCGTACTGTCATGCAAATAGGCTAGCAGGTCATCCAACTGCTCGGGGTACAGATCGACACCACCTCGCATTTTACCCTCCTGCAAGGCTCTGGTAGCGATTGGCATTCCTCCCGGCGCTCGTCCCAGACCCAAATCCATGCGCCCCGGGTACAAGCCCTCCAATACACGGAAGTTTTCCGCTACTTTATAAGCGCTGTAATGCGGCAGCATCACACCGCCTGATCCCACTCGAATGGTTGAGGTACGAGCGGCCAGATGCGAAATCAATACCTCCGGGCTGGAACCAGCAAGATTAGAGGCAGCATGATGCTCTGATACCCAAAAGCGATGATACCCCAAGCGCTCCGCCTCTATAGCAAGCTCAGCGGTCTTTTGTAATGCTTGCGCATGCGTCATGCCTTCCGATACCGGAGATTGGTCAAGAATGCTGAGTTTTATCATATAAAGTCTGACCTTTCTGTTTGGGAATAAGAATAGGCATTAATTATAGCACGCGAAGCCACAGTTACCCAAGAGGGGCCAATTTGATTTATACTGGAAAATTGATTTTACACCGGAATTGGAAATGTTTATTTTTCGTTGAGGCTCGCCTTCACTTTATCCGCTTCATAAAGATGTGAACGCTTTTTAAAGAAACTAAACAGATGTGTGACGATAACCTTCAATACAGCATAGCCCGGAACCGCCAGTATAATCCCTACCACTCCAAACAGATTGCCCGCCGTCAGAATGACAAAGATAATGGTGATCGGATGCACCCGGAGAGACTTGCCCATAATTTGCGGAGAAATAAATTTACCCTCAATGAGCTGTACGACTGTCCATACAATGACCATTTTGAGCAGCATAACCGGAGATGTTACCAAAGCTACAATTAATGCAGGCGTAATGGCAATCACAGGTCCCAAATAAGGAACAACGCTCGTAAAGGACGCAATGACAGCAAGCGTCAGAGAATAGTCCAGTCCGATGATCAAGTAGCCGATATACAACAGCACCCCGATACAGAAGCTGACAATAATCTGCCCCCGTATATATGAGCTGACCTGATGATTCATTTCGGTCATAATGCGATCAGTCTCTTTACGCAGCATAGGCGGGAACATTTTCAGAATCGTCTGTGGCAGCTTATGTCCATCTTTCAGCAAGTAAAACAAAATAAATGGAACCGTAGCGATCGCAAGCACCGTTTCTGTGACTACACCCAAAAAGCTTCCCAAACTTGCCCAGGCATTATTAATAAAGGCAGATAACTTTTCAGAAGCCTTGGAGGCCAGCTCCGACGGATTAATTTGAATAGTATTCTGGAACTGATTCACAAAGTCACTGCCAATTAATTTCTCAAACTGTTGTTGTACTTGCTCGCTGTATGCAGGTACATTTTGAATCAATCCCTGAATCTGATCGCGTATCACAGGCACTACCGATGTAATCACGACGGTAATAATCCCTATGATAAGCAAATAAAGCACAATAATGGAGTAAATCCGTTTGACCTTGTTGCGCTCCAGCACATCAACCAGCGGATTGAACAGATAGTACAAAACACCGGACAAAATGACAGGAAGAATGATCGTTTTGAGCAGCACAATAACGGGGGTAAATATGTACGAAATTTTGGTAAGCACCAATACGTTTAAGCCGATCAGCAGCAGTACCAGCAGGAATAACACAAACTTGTTGTTCAGAAAAAACTTTTTGAATCGGTCTTTCCATGCTGGAGTTGTTTCCACATGACATTCCCCTTCTCTTTAAGCAAATGAGTGTAAAGATCCTACATATTGTTAGGATATATTTTTAGATTAATATATACAAGGTTATACCCATATAACACAAAAGCAAACAAAGTCGTACGACAGCATACAGACTTTGCTTGCTTTGGAATGTTATGGAGTATCGTTTGTCTTGGTTGCAGCAGAATCCGTCGTTGTGGTCACAGGTTTGTTTTCTTGCTCAAACATATTTTGTACAAAGCTCTTAAGCTTTCTCTGGTCCACACCCAATACCTGTGCCCCCTTAACCGTTGTCTCTCGCACCAGCTCATTCGGTGGAATTTGCTGTTTCGCGATGGTTTTGGCGTCGATATTAAAGCCTAATGAAGCCAGTTGCAGCATTTCCGTTGTGCTCAGATTCGTTTCAATATATGGAGAGATGCTGTTTAAAATACTTGGCAGCTTAATCAGAGACGAGGTCGACTGGATTTTGCCACCCAGCTCGGTAATAAATTTGCGTTGCCGCTCCGTACGCGTAAAATCGGAAGTGGCATCATGACGAAAACGTACATATTGCAAGGCCGTTTTGCCGTCCATGTGCTGCATTCCCTTTTTCAGATCAATATCAAACTGGTGCTTGTCTGCTTTGGAAGTGTAGTACATATCCTTTTCGACATCCAGATCAATACCGCCCACAGAATCCACCAGCGCAATAAAGCCGTTAAAATCCGTGTATACATAGTATTGGATCGGTATGCCGAGCAGGTCGCTCACCGTTTGTCTGGTCAGGTCAGGCCCGCCGTAAGAAAATGCGGCATTCAATCGACCTTGCCCATGGCCCGGAATATCAACGTACGTATCACGCAGGATCGACATAAGCGTAGCCTTCTTCGTGACCGGATCAACAGAAGCAACCATAACAGAGTCAGAGCGTCCTGAATCCTCCCCGCGTGAATCGCCGCCCAGCAGCAAAATATTCACTCTCTCTTTTCCATCCCACTCCGGGGGAAGAGACACTTCTACGGGCTGTACATTTGTTGGGGACTGGCTTTGTGCTTGCGGCTTAAATTTCGAATCCTGACCAGTAGCGACCGAAATTTGATTTGTAAAATGATATATAGAGTAAGCATAATATCCGCCCACCAAAAGAACTGCCGCAGTCACAGAAATACCCAGCCATTTTAATATTTTTCGCATATTTTCGGGTAACCTCGCTTTTATTCAACATCTTTCAGCTTATAAAAGCATACCCTCCCTGCAAGTTATCTGTCAATTCGGGTCGTCTGTTCAGCATAGCACGATTGACCTGCGGCTAATGATTGTTTTCCTTGTCTGTCACGCTGTTATTCTTATGTTCTTGCGGCGCCAGGTTAGCATTGTCAGGGGTGTCCGCGTACCATGGATTAAGATGCACAAGCACCTCGTAAACCCTCGGCTCCTGCTTCATCACAGCCCCTTTGATCAGCCGGATAATATCATGTCCCTGCTGAATCGTCAGGGAAGCATCCACAGAAGCGCGGATGTCCACAATAATGTAATGACCGTGCTCACGGGCACGAATGCGGTCAATTCGCTGAACGTCGTCTACACTTAGGGCTGCTTCCGCATAGCTTTCGATTTCCTCGGTTGCGATCGCCTTTTCCATCAGTATATCTATGGATTCACGGCCCATTTCCCACGCCAGCCTCAGAACCAGCAATGCGACCACAAACCCTGCAATCGGGTCACCGTAGGATAAAATAGGAATGCTCCAATGCTCCCCGATCAGACCTAAACCAATACCTAGTACAGCAGCAGCGGAGGCGTACACATCCGCCAAATGATCCTTGGCCGTAGCTATAAGCCCCTGGCTGTTGGCTGCCCTTCCGATACGGATGGTATATATATACAGCCATTGCTTCCAGAGCAGGGAGATGATTGCCGCCACCAGTGCCAGTATATGTTCCTTCGGCATAGGCTCAAACAGCGCCATAATGGAATGATAGCCAATAAATATGCCGGCTGCGAATAAAATGACCGCCACCACGCTGGCCCCAATGACCTCTGCCTTGCCGTGACCATAAGGATGATCCTCATCCGGCGGAAGACTCGATATACGCATCGCTCCCAGTGCCGTTGCCGAGGCGATTACGTCCCCGGCGTTATGCACACCATCAGCAACCAGCACCTTGCTGTTGAACATGACGCCTGTAATGATTTTAATGCCGGTTAATAGGATGTTGCTGATCAGGCTGATCCACGCTGACAGCATAGCACGTTTGCCCATATCCTGTTCCTGCATGATGTATAACCTCCGTATCTATCTTAAAAACAACTGTTATCGCCAAGTTAATCAGTTGTTTTTAAGGCAGCTATGCTGCTGGTTTTTCTTCAGTTGCTCAAGGCAGCTATGCCGCTGGTTTACTTTGTTAGCTCAGCGCAGTAATGCTGCTTGTGTCATCATATGATGCTGCCGCATCAGCGGCATGGGTGGAGATTACAATAGCCCCGGAAGATGAGCCTCTCCGGGGCTATTATCATAACCATAGTTGAGCGTTCTATGAGAACGCTCTTGCTTTATCTGGACCGTCCGCGACGGCCCCCCTGTCCTTGAGCCCCGCGCGGGCCGCCTTTGGCCTGTCCACCGCGACCACCTTGGCCTGCGCGGGCGGAGCCGCCACTGCTGCGGTCATACCCGCCGCGTTCGCTGCTTTGCCCTGCGGAGCGACCTTGGCCCCCGCGCGCGGAACCACCGCTGCTGCGGTCATATCCGCTGCGTTCGCTGCTTTGCCCTGCGGAGCGACCTTGGCCTGCGCGAGCAGAACCGCCGCTGCTGCGGTCATATCCGCCGCGTTCGCTGCTGCGGCTAGAGCGACGTTCGCCGCCTGCGGAGGCTGAGCGTCCTTCGCGCGGCTGTTCCCGCTCGGTGCGGCCACGGCCTGCCTGTTCACGGCCGCTGCCCCGGCGTCCGCCGCCGGAACCGTTGCCGCCAAAGGAACGGCGGTCGTTTCTGCCTGAGCGGCGTTCTCCATCCTGCCGCTCAGATGTACCGGTAGCAGGTCTACGCTGCCCACCGCCCTCGCTGCTGGTGAATGTGACACCAGCAACCTTCTGGATGTTCCGAAGCTCTGGAACATCCCGTGGCGTGGCGAGCGTTACCGCCACACCTTTTCCTCCGGCGCGGCCAGTACGACCGATGCGGTGGATGTAGCTTTCGGCATCCTGCGGCATGTCATAGTTGAAGACATGCGTTACGCCTTCCACATCCAGGCCGCGTGCGGCTACATCGGTCGCTACAAGCAATTGAAGCTTCGCTTCACGGAACGCCTTCATTACTTGCTCACGCTTGTTCTGGGACAAATCCCCGTGAAGCTCGCCGCTCTCAAAGCCCATCTCTTGCAACTGCTCATTTAACGCAGCAGCGCGGCGCTTCGTACGGCAGAAAATAACAGCCAAATACGGACGATCCGCATTCAGCATATCCACTAATGCTTGCTGCTTGCCCCGATCCGTCGTCTGTACAACGACCTGACGGATTTGGGTCACCGGAACGGAAGAAGCAGACTTCACTTTTACATCCACGGGTTCGTTCATATATACACGAGCCAGTTTGCGGATCCCTGCTGGCATTGTAGCCGAGAACAGCATCGTCTGTCTCCGGTACGGAACTTCCTGAAGAATCGTCTCTACATCGTTCAGAAAGCCCATGTGCAGCATTTGGTCCGCTTCATCCAGCACCAGCATTTTAACACCGCTCAGATCCAGCGTGCCGCGTCTCAGGTGATCCAGCAGTCGTCCGGGTGTACCGATAATCAACTGTGCGCCACCCTTCAGCTTGCGAAGCTGACGCTCTACATCCTGGCCTCCATAAACAGCCAGCAACGACAAGCTTGGCTCCGTAGCAGCCAACACGTTCGCTTCCTGTGTAATCTGGAGCGCCAGCTCACGCGTTGGAGCAATCACAAGCGCCTGCGGATGGCGCTTGTCCAAATTCATTTTTTGCAAAATCGGCAGTAAAAACGCAAGCGTTTTACCTGTTCCCGTATGCGCCTCGGCAATAACGTCCTGGCCTTCCATCAACAGCGGAATGGATTCCCGTTGCACAGGTGTTGGTACTGTAATTCCCTGCTCTTTCAAGGCGTCTACCCAATGCTGCTCTACGCCTAATGCTGCAAAATTCTTCAAGTGATATTCACTTCCCTTATCTTTATTCAATATGTGTCACGTAAAATAGGTTCATGTGCCATATGACATCCATCGTTCCATAGTTCAGAATTCCCATTTTTGTATCGGTTCTCATTCAACCCTTTTCAGGAAGGGAGCTTATCCGTTATCGTTGATTCTGTTCATGTAACCCAAACATACGGCCGCAATGCGGCTCAGGCCGTTCCATATATGACTTTCCTAGTATACGCGAAGTTGAACGGGTTTCCAAACCATTTTAATGAACGGATGCAAAAGGTGAATTTAGTTGCCATGTCAGATATTATGAAATAGGAAATGCTCGAACAGAACACCCAGACATAAATTATGTTTTCCAGTCATGGACTTGTTTTTCTTTACCACAACCTTGAAAAATCCATTATACTAAACATCAGGAGGTTGAAACTTATGCATATTCAGGTTCAAAACGTTGAAAAAATAGAAAACGATTATCTCATTCATTACAAAGCAGGGGGCGCACTGCCGTTCGTTCCGCATGATATTGTTCTGATTCATGGCAAGCAATATTTTATCGGCACGATTGTGGAGGTAGGGGCGGAACAGGCTCTTGTACGGATCAATCCGCAATATGAGAGCCAGTTGGCAGGCTCCATCGGGCTTGAACTGGCTTTCTCACCGACCGTCTCCATTCAAGGAGCAGATAAAATCGTGGAAAAGCTCGGATATTTCCCTCCCTTTCATTATGACCACATTACAGCAGCCGATATCACAAAGGACCAGATAACATTGACGATTGAACTATCACCACCTACCGTACTGATACCCAAATCACCCGATCTGACGCCTTCCGCTGAGCAACCCTTACTTACTATGTCTTCAACGGAAAATGTATCCCGTTACGCGGTGACCTTTACTTTTTTAGAAACAAAGGAACATGAGTTGACGGCTATGGAAACGGAAAATATCATTTTACAGCTTGATTTCCGTTATGAAGAAGCGGACATGGTCATTGATATTGATGCAATAACCGGTCTGTCAGGCAGCTTCCTGTGCAGAGGCATCCGTACGGAGATTGCAGAGTTGAATGAATACACTGGAGGCTCGGTAGCTGATCCAGAGTGATGCATACATATAAGTCAAGGAAGCTGCCTTTGCGCTGCTATGCTCACATAAGCACCTGCCCTACGCACAACATGCCCTGAAGCAATTGCTGCAACATGAGCGTGTCTGCCCAGCGGGAACTGTCAAGATAATCGACATCCAAAGGAGAATCAACCTACTCATGCGAGTCAAAATATTTATATTCATACTTATTATCGGGGTAATATGTGTTCCCGCCTATTTCATCATGAGCAGCTTCGGGTTATTCCAAAATGAAAAGGTACTTGTACAGTACAAGGTTGCCGTGGACCTG from Paenibacillus sp. FSL R10-2782 includes the following:
- a CDS encoding FAD-dependent oxidoreductase — encoded protein: MKVAVIGCTHAGTAAIVNTAKCYPDAEITVYERNDNISFLSCGIALYVGGVVKDPHGLFYSSPNELAELGVVTKMLHEVTNVDTAGKTLQARNLQTGEEFTDTFDKLIVTTGSWPIIPKLEGIELDHILLCKNYNHSNDIIEKAKHVQNITVVGAGYIGVELVEAFQMNGKNVTLIDSADRILNKYLDPEYTDRIEDSLKEHGIKLVLGETVSRFEGNNGKVNKVVTSQGEYETELVILCIGFRPQTDLLKGQVDMLPNGAIIVDNFMQSSCPDVFAAGDSCAIRYNPTGQTAYIPLATNAVRMGTLVARNLVQPTIAYMGTQGTSGIKIYEDNIAGTGLTEAAAADEGMAVEAVTIEDSYRPEFMPTSEKVLLKVVYEQETRRIVGAQIMSKVDLTQSINTLSVAIQNHMTIDQLAFVDFFFQPHYNKPWNFLNAAGLQALPPISERKPVTV
- a CDS encoding glutathione peroxidase codes for the protein MSVYSHHAVTPANQEVPLDTYTGKVLVIANTASKCGLTPQYGDLQKLYDEYKDRGLVVLGFPCNQFGGQEPGSSEEAAEFCQLNYGVNFPVFAKVDVNGPDTASLFEYLKKQQPGEQEDGTIQWNFTKFIVNREGVPVGRFEPKESPEAMKAAIEQLL
- a CDS encoding ABC transporter ATP-binding protein — its product is MFRLKTANLDIAYEDRLIVEDLNVEIPQGKITALVGANGSGKSTILKTMARIMNPKGGSVLLDGKSIHKQSTREVAKQLAILPQNPTAPEGLTVTELVSYGRFPYQKGFGSMKADDRKMVEWAIQVTGMSEFHDRPIDQLSGGQRQRAWIAMALAQDTDILFLDEPTTFLDMAHQLEVLHLLEYLNTSAERTIVMVVHDLNHAARYAQHMIAIKKGKAEAVGTPTEVMSPDVLREVFGIEADIVTDPRTGVPLCLPYALAGQPAVSQAVKGLKLEENHVAGSVSERREARPQVAARG
- a CDS encoding LLM class flavin-dependent oxidoreductase, whose protein sequence is MIKLSILDQSPVSEGMTHAQALQKTAELAIEAERLGYHRFWVSEHHAASNLAGSSPEVLISHLAARTSTIRVGSGGVMLPHYSAYKVAENFRVLEGLYPGRMDLGLGRAPGGMPIATRALQEGKMRGGVDLYPEQLDDLLAYLHDSTGSDHRFGSLQAMPLVETVPEMWLLGSSGDSAGLAAERGVGFAFAQFINGEGGTGAMQEYQEHFKPSQHSDQPRSLVAVFAICADTEEEANRLASSMDLSLVLLEQGMRSAGTPSVEKALAYPYTPYDRMRIRENRKRMVVGSPEQVKHQIEQLSEAYHTQEIMVASIIHDFDAKLKSIRLMAEAFGLRSVQS
- a CDS encoding AI-2E family transporter, producing METTPAWKDRFKKFFLNNKFVLFLLVLLLIGLNVLVLTKISYIFTPVIVLLKTIILPVILSGVLYYLFNPLVDVLERNKVKRIYSIIVLYLLIIGIITVVITSVVPVIRDQIQGLIQNVPAYSEQVQQQFEKLIGSDFVNQFQNTIQINPSELASKASEKLSAFINNAWASLGSFLGVVTETVLAIATVPFILFYLLKDGHKLPQTILKMFPPMLRKETDRIMTEMNHQVSSYIRGQIIVSFCIGVLLYIGYLIIGLDYSLTLAVIASFTSVVPYLGPVIAITPALIVALVTSPVMLLKMVIVWTVVQLIEGKFISPQIMGKSLRVHPITIIFVILTAGNLFGVVGIILAVPGYAVLKVIVTHLFSFFKKRSHLYEADKVKASLNEK
- a CDS encoding LCP family protein, yielding MRKILKWLGISVTAAVLLVGGYYAYSIYHFTNQISVATGQDSKFKPQAQSQSPTNVQPVEVSLPPEWDGKERVNILLLGGDSRGEDSGRSDSVMVASVDPVTKKATLMSILRDTYVDIPGHGQGRLNAAFSYGGPDLTRQTVSDLLGIPIQYYVYTDFNGFIALVDSVGGIDLDVEKDMYYTSKADKHQFDIDLKKGMQHMDGKTALQYVRFRHDATSDFTRTERQRKFITELGGKIQSTSSLIKLPSILNSISPYIETNLSTTEMLQLASLGFNIDAKTIAKQQIPPNELVRETTVKGAQVLGVDQRKLKSFVQNMFEQENKPVTTTTDSAATKTNDTP
- a CDS encoding cation diffusion facilitator family transporter; translated protein: MQEQDMGKRAMLSAWISLISNILLTGIKIITGVMFNSKVLVADGVHNAGDVIASATALGAMRISSLPPDEDHPYGHGKAEVIGASVVAVILFAAGIFIGYHSIMALFEPMPKEHILALVAAIISLLWKQWLYIYTIRIGRAANSQGLIATAKDHLADVYASAAAVLGIGLGLIGEHWSIPILSYGDPIAGFVVALLVLRLAWEMGRESIDILMEKAIATEEIESYAEAALSVDDVQRIDRIRAREHGHYIIVDIRASVDASLTIQQGHDIIRLIKGAVMKQEPRVYEVLVHLNPWYADTPDNANLAPQEHKNNSVTDKENNH
- a CDS encoding DEAD/DEAH box helicase, whose product is MKNFAALGVEQHWVDALKEQGITVPTPVQRESIPLLMEGQDVIAEAHTGTGKTLAFLLPILQKMNLDKRHPQALVIAPTRELALQITQEANVLAATEPSLSLLAVYGGQDVERQLRKLKGGAQLIIGTPGRLLDHLRRGTLDLSGVKMLVLDEADQMLHMGFLNDVETILQEVPYRRQTMLFSATMPAGIRKLARVYMNEPVDVKVKSASSVPVTQIRQVVVQTTDRGKQQALVDMLNADRPYLAVIFCRTKRRAAALNEQLQEMGFESGELHGDLSQNKREQVMKAFREAKLQLLVATDVAARGLDVEGVTHVFNYDMPQDAESYIHRIGRTGRAGGKGVAVTLATPRDVPELRNIQKVAGVTFTSSEGGGQRRPATGTSERQDGERRSGRNDRRSFGGNGSGGGRRGSGREQAGRGRTEREQPREGRSASAGGERRSSRSSERGGYDRSSGGSARAGQGRSAGQSSERSGYDRSSGGSARGGQGRSAGQSSERGGYDRSSGGSARAGQGGRGGQAKGGPRGAQGQGGRRGRSR